The nucleotide sequence GTACATGACAGATAGTACTTAACTTATCTTTTATGCTATTATTGTACTCTCAAACACACCCTCTCACATGTGGGCAGGCTTAATTGATAACTATCCAACCATGTGCAACAATTTAAACATTGGATTGGTATGAAGTTTGAGTTCAAGACCTTTGtctactctgataccatgttgaattgTTACCCACCATCTGatttaaaagtttaagttgTTAGATAAAGAGTTAACTTTATCATATATACTATTACTTTACCCTCAACAAAGTTATTATAATgcaaacaataaaatttattttacagaAGAAAAGGGATAAGCCTAAAATTAAggaggaaataaagaaagataaactagaaataaaataagaaagacAACTCaactctccccccccccccccccccccaaaaaaaaaaaaaagaagaaaaggaagacccaaaatgatttcaaaaatatttgtcaaatgtgtgtgtattatatGTGTTTTGAGACATTCCACTTTGGCAAGCCAAAGAGGCCTACCACCCATACCACGTTAGACAAAAAGTGACATACTATGTCCACATACAACATTCCATGAACTAGGCAACTATGCTTTGTATAGCTAGCTTCTCATGAAAAACAATATACTATGACCAACTAACAGAATTTTTAGTCCCAGAAATGATAGGTTGTGTAGATATTGGACTTTAGTTATCTTATCTCCCTAGATGGGCAGCACCCACTTGGAAATGCCTTGTATAGCAAGAAACCTCTCTAGGCAAAGCCACTAGAACCGTCCCAACAAGGTTGAACTTAAGTTTGACCTCCAAATTTTACCACTAATCATATAGTCCAAGCTCACAATGGGCTACCCAAgcaatttatttaatattgcCAAATCAACGGCACATTATTTATACAATTCTTATTGTTTACTTgtcaaaaaacaaattaaacaacccataatatatcatttttcaagaaatattaCACTCATGAAGCTATAGACtttaaagaaatgaaataattaaggAAAGAATCTTAAATTGCAAGAAAACTTTCTATAGTTCAATTCATACTTTTCGAATATAAACCAAGAGAATAAGAACTGCATAATTACAAAGAAGAATTTAGAAAAAGGAAATGCATATGTCTAGTTCCAGGGTAAATTGATGCTTATATGATgctatattttctccaattgcTTAACCAGCCTATGCATAGAATTTCAAGAAGTTGCACAAACCTCCATGATTTGGAAACTTCTTCAGTATGGCATCTGCCGCCTTCAGGCCTTTCTTGTACTGTTTAGTTTCATATGATCTCTGCAATGATGCGCGcaattaacaaatatttgatttttatagtAGCATGATGATTCCCCAAAGACAAAAAGACACTGGAAATTAACAGCATTTCCAGACTGTTAAGTTAGCTgcaaataattaattctaacaAACTCAACTACAGTAATTTGCACCTAGAGACATCACACTGTTCCATATGAGAAATGGTTTTGGTTTAGAGAGTAAACAAGATTTTGATATCAACAGGAACATTTGATGCGTATACATGAGCTACAAATGGCAGAGAATGTCAACACAACTACAATTTTAACATCTGGTTTTGAAATAGAAACATTTCAAGTGATTTTTAGACCACACAATAGAATATGCACATAAATATATCAGCAGGTGCTCAAAATTTATAATGCTTAAAAATCACGCCCTTTCTGGTGGTCTAGCGAACctaaaactcaaaaaatatacccccccccccccgcgcggggggggggggggggggggcccaAACGCACACAATTTCTGCTCaagggacaaaaaaaaaatgcactagattttttttgtatttcaagTGGTGTGGCAAAGGATCACTGAGATGGATAGTAGATCCTGCATCCAACCTCCAAAAGTAAATGCATATGCCAGAATGTAACACAAGGCATCAGCATTATGTAACTAGAATCGACCTACCTATCAAAAGAAAACCTCTAAAAACCTCTTTACATGTGCAACACATATATAAACATCAGTATCATAAAACAGAGCCCAACGTAAGGTAGTTTATAACAAATACAAATATTGCCCAGGAAAGATAATAACTTGAATACATTTGATAGGAAATAGCTACACCGTGAACCCTGTAAGCATATTATCGTGTCCATTCAGTTAGCTCATCCACATACACGTCCGGTTCAAAAGTGAAACATTCTGGGCGAAATGAACGGAACCATAGTTTCAAAAACCAGATAGACAGGCATTGAGCGGAGTACGATCTTTTATGAGTTTAGACAATTAGATCTAAACACGAGTTCAAGGTTTATAAAGCCGTAATTGCATTCCTGATAGAGTCCAAAAGCGGACAAATTAAGCAAGCAGTaacagaaatgaaaaaaaaaaactagggtTTTAGCCGGAGAAATCAAGCGAGAGTGTATTCGAGAAAGTAATTGAAAACCCAATGTTTTATTTCCGATAGCACCAGAGATTGAAGTGCAGATAGAGAGAAGGCAAGAGGGTCGTAGAGCTTACGACGATGGTTTTGAAGAGATTGGCCTCTTTTTGAGGAAGCGAACCGCCCATTCTTGCGGGAAAAAGTTCGGATGTGAAAGGGCTCGGAGCGACGGAAAGGCAATCGGAATTTGCGGAAGAGTTTGGAAGGGCTGCTGGGTGCAGAGAGGGGTGTTCGTGGTCGTGGTCGTGGTCGTGGTCGTGGCGGTGGAGGTGGCGGTGGCAGTGATGGTGGCGTTTATCTGCTGCAACCCTACTGCCTAAAACAActacaagaaagaaagaaaaggccaGTAGACTCGatgtcaaaaataatattacacgCGGGGGTACATATGTAACTTCGTCCATATTCCAGTTTGTATTTTCTGGGACATGTCGGTGTACATTTTGAAATTTGcttctttattattaaaaaaaaatcaattttactttattttattttaaaataaattttatttttgggaaatactttattttgatttagtCTTGATTATGCATAGCATTTACTTCTGCTCGATGTTATTGTTAATAAGAAAACACTACTTCAATGATGGTCGGCGAGATGAGGCGTGGCAAGACAGCGAAGTAACGATGCTAGTGGCGAGGTAAGGCGTGGCAGTCGATGATCGCACGGCCAtgggagaaagaagagagaagagaggcaAGGGTTCTGCACGCGATCATGGGAGAAGAGAAAGATAAAAGAGACGAAGACTGGGCTGTGTAGTGGCATTCTTACAAATTTGTATTTTAGATTagggtattttagtctttttaacCCTATTCTATAAATCTCCTGGTGAAACTTTATAGCCTTATAATATAACTCTTGTTAATATATGATGATTTGATATGCTAAAAGGTAGTAAATTGAATACAATACATTGAATAATAGAATTCAATTGTCCAATTCATTATACATAAACTtgttatactatatttttattaacatcATCTAAATAAATAGACCATGGTACATAATTACAATTAAGTACaagtattatgttataattgaaaaaatttaaagataaacttaaaattaaaaacgacTAAATTACAAGCTCCAATTTCGAGATCATACGAAATTGTTGaaaatattcataatattttgaaaatattaaaaattacccATTCGTTAAGTGTGAAATGACAAATTTTATTTTCGTATTTTAatagtgaatttttaatactttaaaCTTTACTCATATGTCagtaaaacaaaaatttgaggTAACATTACAaatacttttataattttatacaatAATATACTTGTATTAGTGGGCTATAGTTGGGATTCATCAAGAAAcactatttttcctttccatccaATATCtaactttaattattatttgaaaacatTCGAAGGAACAGAGgttttttttgtcatattcCATAGGGCAAAAAAGACATTACAAGCTTACAAATGggtattttgattttgaaaaatttatacaCAATTATGCAATTAGTGGTTACCACCATTATAGTTTTTAAACAACTATCTATTAATAAGGGATGGTTGTCCCGGGACACAATTTAATTGACAAAAGACAAATAAGTGATATCTTGATGTCATTCTAGTGGGTTACGAGTTCGAATTTTAGCCTCCATGAAACATATTTCGCAATTTACCTTCTTCAATGAAATCAATAACATGAGTATTGAGGCCCCCAATAAGAGTCATCCCAATAAAGGATAGttgtaatatttaattaaaagtcacaaatatttgttatatttctcaaacatcaaaaataatttttacaataaaCTTAAGTTTGAAAGATTGTGtgcacaaattttcaatttaaaagcTGAATAacgttatttttttataataaaccttaactttattttatagttacttcatattagtttatattttgctattattataatagacttactataataaaattatttttaaacattaccTTAAATTTAAAAGGCATCAAAGTTAAAACTCTAACTACATCatattagaatttaaataaattattcgaTATCATAACTTAGTAAAGAGgataaaactaacaaaatatcatttttaagaGATTATAACAATTTCGTTTGTCAATAATTCATGTTATACATTACTTTTGagataataatttatgtctAACACGACTTGAaagatattttattgaattctatcaatcaattaaaattaatagacATAATTAATCTCGATCATTTCATAATTTTGTAAGCACATCAAGTTATACTAactatatttaaatatattttaatagaaaTGGAATAAAGACAaagacataataaaaaataacgatAATAATACCAAAAACTTTAACAAAATGTAACGCTGGCCCCATCTTGAATATTACAAAAAGAATTATTCTTGGCACATCCTTGTGGACCTCCATCGAGGTCCACTGAATCCAACTCCAAAAAAATCTGCAACACTCATCTAAATTCCAATGGTTGCTTATGAAAGTGAtattgataaaaagaaaaaggaaataaggtTAGAACTAAAGGATTTCAATAGCCAATGCAATTGAAGAGtaagaataagaggaaaaaaaatttattttccagaACAAGTTTGAGTTATCAAAGTTTATATTTCTTTATACTTATTTGATGCACCTAATTCGTAAACTACTGCCCTCGCTCGATACGTAAACTCAAAGAGTGATGatccaagaagaaaacaaggaaaaagagTTTGAGCTTCATGCTAAAATTAGTTTGTAAGATTATAAATTAGTGTGAAGGCCAAAAGTCTGGAGCAAggttaaaaggggagaaaaagAGGGGAAAATTAGAAAGCTCCACAAAGGGAGCAAATTCTGAAAcagaaaaataattctaattttgtcAAGCAGTGGCTGTACAGAACGAAAATTTAGTGAATGTCAAGCGGGTAACAAAGAAAGGAGAGAGTTGACTTCATTAGCTATATCAGTGAAGTTAAAACAGCATCCATCTCATCTCTTGCACAGATCCACTCCATGTCTACTGAGCTCAGGAGCCACAGTATTGTAAGCAAGgtctatttcttcttctgtcATCCCGATTGTTTCGTCACTGTCGTAGGCGGGTGCATCACCTGGATCAACTCTGTTCTTCTTATTGTCATCCTTGGTCTCTTTGGTTCTGGCCCTTTTCTTCTCCACGAATGATTCATCGTCTAGACGGTTAAACTCAGCCTCATAAATTTGCTTGCAGGTCATTGCTTCCCTGCAAAGGTCTTTCTTAGAGGGGGCGGCTGAACCATTTGCAGCGCCTTCAAGCCTTGCCAGCTCCTCAACTACCCGAGGGATGCATTGCCATTGCTCAGTCAGTTGTCCGAGATCCTGATTGGATTCATTGTACACAAATGGATAATGTTAAGAAAAAACATTCAGTCAGCAAGTATACTTCAAAAGTTAGAACGATTTCTCTGATAATCCACATAAGGACTAAAGTTCCAGGAGTTTTGATACAATAATCAGTATGAATATAGTCAGAAATAGCTCCATTTGAAATAGTTGGGAAGTTCTGATGAAAATAGTCAAAGTACCTCTCAAAGAACCCGTTTCACCCAACATAAATGAGCAGTAATGCAGATCTTTGGTCTAATATGGCAAAAAATTCAGCTATATGCATCAGGATGTACCAGAAATTAAACAACCTAGCATCCATTTGGACAGGAGCATTGTGCTAAACAAAGGAATGTTGGGCAtcagaatatttaaaaaacaacatatccagcctttatcccactatgtgaggtcagctgcatgaattctagactttcatatatttatgtcttttgtcgCATCTTCATTTAGACTCGTACACTTCAtattaaactttaatgtctctcacAAAGTCTTCtcgggtctgcctctaccttttttttgactaattgttccatttcatcaactctcatGACAGGAGTgtctcttgatcttcttctcacatgaccaaaccatcttagtctagtatttctcatattctcctcgattagcactactcctaccttattacgaataacttcatttataattttatcttttcttatatgaccgcacatccatcttagcatcttTATCTCTGCAActctcgtcttttgctcatactggtatttgattgtctaatattttgagccatacaacaaaactgatcttataactgtcctataaaatttttcttttagttttaataggattttatcatcacataacacccccgatgtatttctccattttagccaacctatcttaattttatgtgtgacatcctcgtgaatttctccatctttttgaatcattgatcccaaatatcgaaaatggtcttttctttgtatgatttggtttttcaattttattataacatcatccactcttgcattcttactaaatttacattccatatattatgttttccttctacttaatttaaatcccttcgattttaaattgtttctccacaactcaagtttagtgttcactctctcttttgtttcatccaccaacactatgtcatctgcaaataacatacaccatggcacctctatcTGAATGTGTTTCTGTGAATTCATTCATTagtaaagcaaataagtatggacttagtgcagaaccttgatgcagtctcattgtaattttaaacggttcagtattcCATTGTAATTTCacaatgtaaaagaaaaaacaaaacatgaTTACTGGGTGTGAAAACTTCATTGCTGGCAACACTGGAACAGGATAGGTGAAAGGAACAGGCCTATTTTCATATGAAGACAGCAACCACTATCCTAACTACAATGGCAAATCAAAATAATCTTTGTAGCATGACTGTTGAACACGATAGATACTAATGAATCAACATTATTATCTGCATATCACGATTGCTGGCATCAGTCTCTAAGACTAATAGTATTCCTTCCAGTTGCCAGAGTTGTGACAGAGTCACAGTTGAGAGTACAATATTTTTTGAGATCTGACTGACCAGTTTCAGATCTAAACACATCATTTGCATGTTTGAACAATGAACATTGGAACGGACTCAAACAGAATCGAACACAACCTCcccatggtttttttttttttttttttttaaatatctaaatgcAAGTTGGATACCTGAAATCAAGCTTATTTCAGGAAAGCATTAACAGAACTTCCTAATTGCCAAATAAGAAGCATTATCGGGAAAACACACTTGATGAAAAGAAGAATGGTATACCTGGTTCTGCTTTAGCAAATCTATGGCATCTTGTAAACAAACTAGGATTCCTTCTGCtgctatttttcttatttcactgTCCTCTGGCTGCAAGAAAAGCACAAGAGGATCTCTTAAAATACAAAGCATGTAGAATAATGGAAGATAAATACTTGCTAAGTTATGAAGGTAAGACATTGGAGTCAGGGCCATTTAACCCATCACTTTAAAGGctagtttattttattcttttctcttGGATAGATAGTTCCTGTCCATTTAGTTCAGTTCTATGCCAGTAAATAAAATTCCAATTTGAAATCCAGGGGAAAAGACAACCTGctcttattcattttttttttttttaaatttccatGTATTCTACAAGCAAAAATTACCTGACATTCTCCACCAATGCAAATTTCTAGATCAACAAGAAAAAATTTCTACTGCTCCTTTTTGAGGTCTGACACACAACTCAATTAGCATAACTAGTTATCTTCTCTGacattataacaaaatatacaGCAGCTAATTAAATAATCAATGTAAACAGCAGAGATAAACTTCATATTTAAGATGTGATAGTGAATCAAGCTCTTCAAGATCTCCAAAACAAACAAAGTTGCAAAAGTAAATCAACTGAAAATCGGTATACAAAAAACATACCTAAAGTGATATAGTGAGAGCAAAAGCAAAAAGCACATCAACAATCACATAATAGCATTACTAACAGGGACACCAAATAGGAACAAGACCATAATAGacttggccaaaaaaaaaaaaaaaggaccatAGCAGGTACCTTTTCATCTTGGCTCTCTAGCCATGAGATGGttttatttaaatcatcaatAGCCCACGTCTTCACTTTAGAAGCAGAGAAACACTCTTTAGCAGGAATGACAGATCCACTCTGCTTTATGGATAATATAAGATACAGATCAACAGAAGTACAACTAGGCAAGCAATCATATATAAACAATGAAGTTTctgaaaggaaatgaaatatGAACAGATTGAAAATCCCAGTTCCAGCTTCCAATAAAGGTAACTGTTACTGTTAAGTTGGTACATGTGGCGTAAAACAAATCATGCAGCacataatttaaatacatgacAACTACACAGAATTTGAATTcatgaaataattttagataTCAAAAAGAACCTTGGTAGAAACAGGAGCAGTTGGTTTTGCATGCGATCTTCTATCTGTTTGCCTTTGAGTTCTCCTAGACACAGAAGATTCCAGTTCTGCAAGAAGCCATTGAGTTGAGAAATCAGGTAGTTCTTGCAACAAAAGTAAGCCACTGCTTGAGAAAGAGATACATCTAAGGgcagggaaaaaaagaaaaaagaaggggcaaaaaaataaaaaccttaACCACATGATAAAAACATTTATGTTTGGACATATCCACACAGTACTAGTTTACCTTGACTTTGTATACAGGTTTGCTGTGGAAAGCCTTAATTCAGAGGACATGATTATCATAatcatcaaataattcaaaaacaaTGGCATTATTCAATTGACAAGAAAAAATTTACATGCCAGAGCTAGCCCTAAAAACCTAGCTTTGACATAGTTTGGAAGCACATAGAATGAATGCTCCCAGAGCATCAAGATTGCTCTGAGTCTCTTTTCAAGCAGCAAGTCCATGCATTGTACCAAATAGGACAATACATCAAATTCCATGGTTTTTCTTGTTAACCTATTAATCataaaaccaaattggtttttgAACACCTCAATTCCTCACAACCTTTGCTCAATCACTTCATTTAGGCAAACATGTCTACAGAACATACAATTTTCATCTTGTTTGGAATCACCGCAATGTTCTAACATAACATTTATTTATCCACATTTGTTGAATCACGTTGAGAAATATTCTTTCTATCTCTTCTTGATCACCCCTCATTTATAGGACCTTTTTGTGTgagtgtgttttttttttttttatgcatttcatttgcctcaaatcctttattttcttcttttacttcAGCTAacttatacattatatatattgttggagAATCCGAGAAAAGGGTTTAGATAAGGAG is from Diospyros lotus cultivar Yz01 chromosome 2, ASM1463336v1, whole genome shotgun sequence and encodes:
- the LOC127795135 gene encoding DNA-repair protein XRCC1 isoform X1, with protein sequence MGKHPLMSDSKASSRTTANKNSKRNLPPWMGSREHGSKSHGNEPADGGVQKENNEAKKSEHTKESGNLGCGITPPKEIKSNKNSSPSSLGAASFSKLLEGVVFVLSGFVNPERSMLRSQALEMGAEYQPDWNDNCTLLICAFPNTPKFRQVEADYGTIVSKEWISECYNQKKLVDIEIYLMHAGKPWKRQNISPEASQELESSVSRRTQRQTDRRSHAKPTAPVSTKSGSVIPAKECFSASKVKTWAIDDLNKTISWLESQDEKPEDSEIRKIAAEGILVCLQDAIDLLKQNQDLGQLTEQWQCIPRVVEELARLEGAANGSAAPSKKDLCREAMTCKQIYEAEFNRLDDESFVEKKRARTKETKDDNKKNRVDPGDAPAYDSDETIGMTEEEIDLAYNTVAPELSRHGVDLCKR
- the LOC127795135 gene encoding DNA-repair protein XRCC1 isoform X2; the encoded protein is MSDSKASSRTTANKNSKRNLPPWMGSREHGSKSHGNEPADGGVQKENNEAKKSEHTKESGNLGCGITPPKEIKSNKNSSPSSLGAASFSKLLEGVVFVLSGFVNPERSMLRSQALEMGAEYQPDWNDNCTLLICAFPNTPKFRQVEADYGTIVSKEWISECYNQKKLVDIEIYLMHAGKPWKRQNISPEASQELESSVSRRTQRQTDRRSHAKPTAPVSTKSGSVIPAKECFSASKVKTWAIDDLNKTISWLESQDEKPEDSEIRKIAAEGILVCLQDAIDLLKQNQDLGQLTEQWQCIPRVVEELARLEGAANGSAAPSKKDLCREAMTCKQIYEAEFNRLDDESFVEKKRARTKETKDDNKKNRVDPGDAPAYDSDETIGMTEEEIDLAYNTVAPELSRHGVDLCKR